The following are encoded together in the Humulus lupulus chromosome 5, drHumLupu1.1, whole genome shotgun sequence genome:
- the LOC133834841 gene encoding acyl-CoA-binding protein isoform X1 has product MALKEEFEEHAEKAKTLPESTTNENKLILYGLYKQATVGPVDTSRPGLFNMRDRAKWDAWKAVEGKSKDEAMSDYITKVKQLLEEAAAASA; this is encoded by the exons ATGGCTTTGAAG GAGGAGTTTGAGGAGCACGCTGAGAAGGCAAAGACCCTGCCAGAGTCAACCACCAATGAAAACAAGCTCATTCTCTATGGGCTGTACAAACAAGCTACTGTTGGACCAGTGGACACAT CTCGTCCTGGACTATTCAATATGAGGGACAGAGCAAAGTGGGATGCATGGAAGGCTGTTGAAG GGAAATCTAAGGATGAAGCAATGAGCGACTATATCACTAAGGTGAAACAGTTGCTGGAAGAAGCAGCAGCAGCTTCTGCCTGA
- the LOC133834841 gene encoding acyl-CoA-binding protein isoform X2, giving the protein MFMQEEFEEHAEKAKTLPESTTNENKLILYGLYKQATVGPVDTSRPGLFNMRDRAKWDAWKAVEGKSKDEAMSDYITKVKQLLEEAAAASA; this is encoded by the exons ATGTTCATGCAGGAGGAGTTTGAGGAGCACGCTGAGAAGGCAAAGACCCTGCCAGAGTCAACCACCAATGAAAACAAGCTCATTCTCTATGGGCTGTACAAACAAGCTACTGTTGGACCAGTGGACACAT CTCGTCCTGGACTATTCAATATGAGGGACAGAGCAAAGTGGGATGCATGGAAGGCTGTTGAAG GGAAATCTAAGGATGAAGCAATGAGCGACTATATCACTAAGGTGAAACAGTTGCTGGAAGAAGCAGCAGCAGCTTCTGCCTGA